A single Cellulomonas sp. SLBN-39 DNA region contains:
- a CDS encoding ABC transporter permease: protein MPEPTTTALATTPAAAEPAATLVRRGVWRTLRRRPLFWACAVVLAAITLVAAAPGWIAGWFGQPDPRACDLTLSAQPPSAAHVFGTDLQGCDVYANVVHGTRNSLVVGLLCTAVALAVALALGTLAGYCGGWADRLVSRLTDVFLGFPFLLGAVVVLTSVGTRSAVTVALVLALFSWPGLARLVRTSVRTVRHAEHVEAAHAMGLPTHRILLRYVLPNAVGPVVAVVATMVGGVIVAEATLTFLGLGLRAPSISWGLQLASAQSHFQTAPHMLVFPSLFLTVTVLAMVTLGDVLRDTLDPQGR, encoded by the coding sequence ATGCCTGAACCCACGACCACCGCCCTCGCCACGACCCCCGCCGCCGCGGAGCCCGCCGCGACGCTCGTGCGGCGCGGCGTGTGGCGCACCCTGCGCCGCCGCCCGCTGTTCTGGGCGTGCGCCGTCGTGCTGGCCGCGATCACACTGGTCGCGGCAGCCCCCGGGTGGATCGCCGGCTGGTTCGGCCAGCCCGACCCGCGCGCCTGCGACCTGACGCTCAGCGCGCAGCCGCCCAGCGCCGCGCACGTGTTCGGCACCGACCTGCAGGGCTGCGACGTGTACGCCAACGTCGTGCACGGCACCCGGAACTCCCTCGTCGTCGGGCTGCTGTGCACGGCCGTGGCGCTCGCCGTCGCCCTCGCGCTGGGCACCCTCGCGGGCTACTGCGGCGGCTGGGCCGACCGGCTCGTGTCCCGGCTGACCGACGTGTTCCTCGGCTTCCCGTTCCTGCTGGGCGCCGTCGTCGTGCTCACCAGCGTCGGCACCCGATCGGCCGTCACGGTCGCGCTCGTGCTGGCCCTGTTCTCCTGGCCCGGCCTGGCCCGGCTCGTGCGGACCTCCGTGCGCACCGTCCGCCACGCCGAGCACGTCGAGGCCGCGCACGCCATGGGCCTGCCCACGCACCGGATCCTGCTGCGCTACGTGCTGCCCAACGCCGTCGGCCCCGTGGTCGCCGTCGTCGCGACCATGGTCGGCGGCGTCATCGTCGCCGAGGCGACCCTGACGTTCCTCGGCCTCGGCCTGCGGGCGCCGTCCATCTCGTGGGGCCTGCAGCTGGCCAGCGCGCAGTCCCACTTCCAGACCGCACCCCACATGCTGGTCTTCCCCAGCCTGTTCCTCACCGTGACCGTGCTGGCGATGGTGACGCTCGGCGACGTGCTGCGCGACACCCTCGACCCGCAGGGCCGCTGA
- a CDS encoding amidohydrolase, whose protein sequence is MTGTTLLRAARRHGDATPVDLLVRDGALAQVAPHGALTAGAGVDVVDLDGRWVVPGLWDQHTHLTQWALARARLDLSAATSAAQVVALVRERVATAPPAPGIALVGHGFRDGLWPDVPTAALLDAVAGDVPVVLVSGDLHCAWLSTAGLRFLGVHEHPTGVLRESEWIGRMGVVDAVAPEVTDAMVADGLAHVATLGVVGVLDLEVADNVEAWRRRARPDQPVRVRAGVWEQHLDRVLAEGLRTGDRLDDAGLVTQGPLKVVTDGSLNTRTAYCHDPYPGSTGAGACGVLSVPPEELVPLMARVTAHGLTCAIHAIGDAANTLALDAFAATGARGTIEHAQLLRWSDVARFATLGVVASVQPEHAMDDRDVADRHWAGRTARAFAFGALHAAGVRLSLGSDAPVAPLDPWAAVDAAVTRTRDGREPWHPEQRVDLDVALAASVDDVPLALRVGGPADLAVLDEHPADRLAATGTVRGMPVAGTMLAGQWTHRTW, encoded by the coding sequence GTGACCGGCACGACCCTGCTGCGCGCCGCCCGCCGCCACGGCGACGCGACCCCCGTCGACCTGCTGGTCCGTGACGGCGCGCTCGCGCAGGTCGCCCCGCACGGCGCGCTCACGGCCGGCGCAGGCGTCGACGTCGTCGACCTCGACGGGCGGTGGGTCGTCCCCGGCCTGTGGGACCAGCACACGCACCTCACCCAGTGGGCGCTGGCCCGGGCGCGGCTCGACCTGTCCGCCGCCACGTCCGCCGCCCAGGTCGTCGCGCTCGTCCGCGAGCGCGTCGCCACGGCCCCGCCCGCCCCGGGCATCGCGCTGGTCGGGCACGGCTTCCGCGACGGCCTCTGGCCCGACGTGCCGACCGCCGCCCTGCTCGACGCCGTCGCGGGCGACGTGCCCGTCGTGCTCGTGTCCGGCGACCTGCACTGCGCGTGGCTGTCGACCGCCGGCCTGCGGTTCCTCGGCGTGCACGAGCACCCCACGGGCGTGCTGCGCGAGTCCGAGTGGATCGGGCGCATGGGCGTGGTCGACGCGGTGGCACCGGAGGTGACCGACGCGATGGTCGCCGACGGGCTCGCGCACGTCGCCACGCTCGGCGTCGTCGGCGTGCTCGACCTCGAGGTCGCCGACAACGTCGAGGCGTGGCGGCGCCGGGCGCGCCCCGACCAGCCCGTCCGCGTGCGGGCCGGCGTCTGGGAGCAGCACCTGGACCGGGTGCTGGCCGAGGGGCTGCGCACCGGCGACCGGCTCGACGACGCCGGCCTGGTCACGCAGGGCCCGCTCAAGGTGGTCACCGACGGCTCCCTCAACACCCGCACCGCCTACTGCCACGACCCGTACCCGGGCAGCACGGGCGCCGGGGCGTGCGGCGTGCTGTCGGTGCCGCCGGAGGAGCTCGTCCCGCTCATGGCCCGGGTGACCGCGCACGGGCTGACCTGCGCGATCCACGCCATCGGCGACGCCGCCAACACCCTCGCGCTGGACGCGTTCGCGGCCACGGGTGCGCGCGGCACGATCGAGCACGCCCAGCTGCTGCGGTGGTCGGACGTCGCCCGGTTCGCCACGCTCGGCGTCGTCGCCAGCGTGCAGCCCGAGCACGCCATGGACGACCGGGACGTCGCCGACCGGCACTGGGCGGGGCGCACGGCGCGGGCGTTCGCGTTCGGTGCGCTGCACGCCGCCGGGGTGCGACTGTCGCTGGGGTCCGACGCCCCGGTCGCACCGCTCGACCCCTGGGCGGCCGTCGACGCGGCCGTGACCCGCACGCGGGACGGCCGCGAGCCGTGGCACCCCGAGCAGCGCGTCGACCTCGACGTGGCGCTCGCCGCATCGGTCGACGACGTCCCGCTGGCCCTGCGGGTGGGCGGGCCGGCGGACCTCGCCGTCCTCGACGAGCACCCCGCCGACCGGCTGGCCGCCACGGGCACGGTCCGTGGGATGCCCGTCGCGGGCACGATGCTGGCCGGGCAGTGGACCCACCGCACCTGGTGA
- a CDS encoding ATP-binding protein, translating into MSESTTPALTGTPDLESFLRAFQALATAASEQQAAGREGTQPVLPVLEAHLGQDPRALAVHTAELPVLRRVDVDIAVEAVVQDAGGGRLLGLGGGEQRAHMSLSEILQHAGIWGGQFPVGPVDYHRAATGPTTTRQMVAFGLHLFTHEDVPVVLVQRRASMRHNGSPILEVLCPDDEVAARLLDRVRAEMDARSSLRGQVVTFSGSPFDPGEAGVVHVPRPRVAREDVVLPAGTLERVERQVLGVARHRDALRAAGQHLKRGVLLYGPPGTGKTHTVRHLVGASAGVTVILLSGQTLQLVAVAAETARALQPALVVLEDCDLVAEERSHDGSGPLLFEVLDALDGLAADADVTFLLTTNRADVLEPALAQRPGRVDLAVEVPLPDAAGRRRLFTLYGGALPFTPAALDAAADATDGMTASFVKEAIRRAVLLAAEAGRAVTDDDLADAVREMTGDAERITRSLLGVGAGLPGADELG; encoded by the coding sequence ATGTCCGAGAGCACGACGCCCGCCCTCACGGGCACCCCCGACCTGGAGTCCTTCCTGCGGGCGTTCCAGGCGCTGGCCACCGCGGCGTCCGAGCAGCAGGCCGCCGGCCGGGAGGGCACCCAGCCCGTCCTGCCCGTGCTGGAGGCCCACCTGGGTCAGGACCCGCGCGCGCTCGCGGTGCACACCGCCGAGCTGCCCGTGCTGCGCCGGGTGGACGTGGACATCGCGGTCGAGGCGGTCGTGCAGGACGCGGGCGGCGGGCGGCTGCTGGGTCTCGGGGGCGGGGAGCAGCGGGCGCACATGTCGTTGTCCGAGATCCTGCAGCACGCCGGCATCTGGGGCGGGCAGTTCCCCGTCGGCCCGGTGGACTACCACCGTGCCGCGACGGGTCCGACGACGACGCGGCAGATGGTCGCGTTCGGGCTGCACCTGTTCACGCACGAGGACGTGCCCGTGGTGCTGGTGCAGCGCCGGGCGTCGATGCGGCACAACGGCTCGCCGATCCTGGAGGTCCTGTGCCCGGACGACGAGGTCGCCGCGCGCCTGCTCGACCGCGTGCGGGCCGAGATGGACGCGCGCTCATCGCTGCGCGGGCAGGTCGTGACGTTCTCGGGCTCGCCGTTCGACCCCGGCGAGGCGGGCGTCGTCCACGTGCCGCGCCCGCGGGTGGCGCGGGAGGACGTGGTGCTGCCCGCGGGGACGCTGGAGCGGGTCGAGCGGCAGGTGCTCGGGGTCGCCCGGCACCGGGACGCGCTGCGCGCGGCCGGTCAGCACCTCAAGCGTGGCGTGCTGCTGTACGGGCCGCCCGGCACGGGCAAGACGCACACCGTGCGCCACCTCGTCGGCGCGAGCGCCGGGGTCACCGTGATCCTGCTGTCCGGGCAGACGCTGCAGCTCGTCGCCGTCGCGGCCGAGACGGCGCGGGCGCTGCAGCCCGCGCTCGTCGTGCTCGAGGACTGCGACCTCGTCGCGGAGGAGCGCTCGCACGACGGCAGCGGGCCGCTGCTGTTCGAGGTGCTCGACGCCCTCGACGGGCTGGCCGCGGACGCGGACGTGACGTTCCTGCTGACCACGAACCGCGCCGACGTCCTGGAGCCCGCGCTCGCCCAGCGGCCGGGCCGGGTGGACCTGGCGGTCGAGGTGCCGCTGCCGGACGCCGCGGGGCGCCGCCGCCTGTTCACGCTGTACGGCGGTGCGCTGCCGTTCACCCCGGCCGCCCTCGACGCGGCCGCCGACGCCACGGACGGGATGACGGCGTCCTTCGTCAAGGAGGCGATCCGCCGCGCCGTGCTGCTCGCGGCCGAGGCCGGGCGGGCCGTCACCGACGACGACCTGGCGGACGCCGTCCGGGAGATGACGGGCGACGCCGAGCGGATCACCCGGTCCCTGCTGGGGGTGGGCGCCGGGCTCCCGGGGGCCGACGAGCTCGGGTAG
- a CDS encoding M14 family zinc carboxypeptidase, which translates to MSSTDQHRVGSLEDVLERAHRVGPLHDFPTVDQLVASFDALADRHPDLVRRTRIGTSRLDEPIWMYSIGDGPRRHLMFAGVHPNEPIGFRTLQHLAEQLCTDADLRAAHDATWHLVPCIDPDGTRLNEGWYAEPADRVHYARGFYRPAPDEQVEWTFPFAWKDLWFDRVMPETLALMRVIDEVRPQLMVSLHNAEMGGVYYYLSSVLPGLVDALHAVPASFGLPLETGEPESPALTQVAPAVYLTGSVADEYAYLETLGVDPGPLMSGDSSSAYAARHGTFSLVAELPYWSHPAAGDDTPTTAVYADVLRTKADGLAATAAALGEILDDAGAAATIRSPFLRASQAFVPFLGRNAEHERTRADLPGCDRPATVAEVFGNEDVVRCFRLRYGGMLLRALGAEVTAGVATARTRAAHGRMLRLWEAWTAEAAAVQGLQVLPVEHLVGVQLGATFAASFALAARDGAEGRP; encoded by the coding sequence ATGAGCTCCACCGACCAGCACCGGGTGGGCTCGCTCGAGGACGTCCTCGAGCGGGCCCACCGGGTGGGCCCCCTGCACGACTTCCCGACCGTCGACCAGCTCGTCGCGTCGTTCGACGCGCTGGCCGACCGGCACCCCGACCTGGTGCGGCGCACCCGCATCGGCACGTCCCGGCTCGACGAGCCGATCTGGATGTACTCGATCGGCGACGGCCCGCGCCGGCACCTGATGTTCGCCGGCGTGCACCCCAACGAGCCCATCGGGTTCCGCACCCTGCAGCACCTGGCCGAGCAGCTGTGCACGGACGCCGACCTGCGGGCCGCGCACGACGCGACGTGGCACCTCGTGCCGTGCATCGACCCCGACGGCACCCGGCTCAACGAGGGCTGGTACGCCGAGCCTGCGGACCGCGTGCACTACGCGCGGGGCTTCTACCGGCCCGCGCCGGACGAGCAGGTCGAGTGGACGTTCCCGTTCGCGTGGAAGGACCTGTGGTTCGACCGGGTCATGCCCGAGACGCTCGCACTCATGCGGGTCATCGACGAGGTCCGCCCCCAGCTCATGGTGTCGCTGCACAACGCGGAGATGGGCGGCGTCTACTACTACCTCAGCTCCGTGCTGCCCGGCCTCGTCGACGCCCTGCACGCCGTGCCCGCGTCGTTCGGCCTGCCGCTGGAGACCGGCGAGCCGGAGTCCCCCGCGCTCACGCAGGTCGCACCCGCGGTGTACCTCACCGGGTCCGTCGCCGACGAGTACGCGTACCTCGAGACCCTCGGCGTCGACCCCGGGCCGCTCATGTCCGGCGACTCGTCCAGCGCCTACGCGGCCCGGCACGGCACGTTCAGCCTGGTCGCGGAGCTGCCCTACTGGTCGCACCCCGCGGCCGGCGACGACACCCCGACGACCGCCGTGTACGCCGACGTGCTGCGCACCAAGGCCGACGGCCTCGCCGCGACCGCCGCAGCGCTCGGCGAGATCCTCGACGACGCGGGCGCCGCGGCGACGATCCGCTCGCCGTTCCTGCGGGCGTCGCAGGCGTTCGTCCCGTTCCTCGGCCGCAACGCCGAGCACGAGCGCACCCGGGCCGACCTGCCCGGGTGCGACCGGCCCGCGACCGTCGCGGAGGTCTTCGGCAACGAGGACGTCGTGCGGTGCTTCCGGCTGCGGTACGGCGGCATGCTGCTGCGGGCGCTCGGGGCCGAGGTCACGGCCGGCGTCGCCACGGCACGCACCCGCGCCGCGCACGGGCGGATGCTCCGGCTGTGGGAGGCGTGGACCGCCGAGGCCGCCGCCGTGCAGGGCCTGCAGGTCCTGCCCGTCGAGCACCTCGTCGGCGTGCAGCTCGGGGCCACGTTCGCGGCGTCGTTCGCACTGGCCGCCCGCGACGGGGCGGAGGGCCGGCCATGA
- a CDS encoding FMN-binding negative transcriptional regulator has product MIDTPEYAFDDVHRARRLVHDQPWALLVSTTSHGPVASHVPVLLEGDPADDGPFTLVTHLGRPDDRLHELTDGDDVLLVVEGPYGYVSPGWYGFTPAVPTWNYVAVHLWARVEMLDATTTLGVLSDTVDRFEDAMPAPVRMDDVADYAHRIARGTCGLRLHVQRWQGKAKLSQDKPDAVRERVVAALRTDPVYARPALADAVQAELDHDRAARPDRTPEETR; this is encoded by the coding sequence ATGATCGACACCCCCGAGTACGCGTTCGACGACGTGCACCGCGCCCGCCGCCTCGTGCACGACCAGCCGTGGGCGCTGCTCGTCAGCACCACCTCGCACGGACCCGTCGCGTCCCACGTGCCCGTGCTGCTCGAGGGCGACCCCGCCGACGACGGTCCGTTCACGCTGGTCACCCACCTGGGGCGGCCTGACGACCGCCTGCACGAGCTCACCGACGGCGACGACGTCCTGCTCGTCGTCGAGGGGCCCTACGGCTACGTCTCGCCCGGCTGGTACGGGTTCACGCCCGCCGTGCCGACCTGGAACTACGTCGCCGTGCACCTGTGGGCCCGCGTCGAGATGCTCGACGCGACGACGACGCTCGGCGTGCTGTCCGACACGGTCGACCGGTTCGAGGACGCCATGCCCGCCCCCGTCCGCATGGACGACGTCGCCGACTACGCCCACCGCATCGCCCGCGGCACCTGCGGCCTGCGCCTGCACGTGCAGCGCTGGCAGGGCAAGGCCAAGCTCTCGCAGGACAAGCCCGACGCCGTGCGCGAGCGCGTCGTCGCCGCGCTGCGCACCGACCCCGTCTACGCCCGGCCCGCGCTCGCCGACGCCGTGCAGGCCGAGCTCGACCACGACCGCGCCGCCCGACCCGACCGCACGCCCGAGGAGACCCGGTGA
- a CDS encoding serine hydrolase: MSTTADHPVAPEAAPTPATPGGDDLATRTATIRSAAGYLAQWVATQAAHLRVPGVQVAVRSGGELVLDLAVGVADVTTGEPLRTDHLFRIASHSKTFTGTAVMQLLEAGRLRLDDPLAQHVPELADTEVGAATVRELLGHQAGVVRDGVHADFWQLEYAFPDRERLLAVAREEGAVLGRNEHFKYSNIGYGLLGLVVEAASGQPYADYVHEHVVAPLGLTRTGAELDPSRADEYAAGHTGLLPGESQRLTVEHVDTRALAAATGFYSTAAELSAYGDAHCFGDERLISDGSKRLMQRLESVVTHDGTEQGRYGVGMEVRTIGARDLVGHSGGYPGHITRTYVDPKDRLVVTVLTNAVDGPAEQIAVGLLGLVDTALAPSTVPPRPADVPPLDAFAGRFAALWGLQDLVVLGDRLVLVRPTLPDPRASLEELEVLDALRLRLPARTSFGPAGEVVHLERGPDDALTSVRIGGMTAWPVEEFLARRPAMTRVGDPRVGP; encoded by the coding sequence ATGAGCACGACCGCCGACCACCCCGTCGCCCCCGAGGCCGCCCCGACGCCCGCCACCCCGGGCGGCGACGACCTCGCGACGCGCACGGCGACGATCCGGTCGGCCGCCGGCTACCTCGCGCAGTGGGTCGCCACCCAGGCCGCGCACCTGCGCGTGCCCGGCGTGCAGGTCGCGGTCCGCTCCGGCGGGGAGCTCGTGCTCGACCTCGCCGTGGGCGTCGCCGACGTCACGACCGGCGAGCCGCTGCGCACCGACCACCTCTTCCGCATCGCGTCGCACTCCAAGACGTTCACCGGCACCGCCGTCATGCAGCTGCTCGAGGCGGGGCGGCTGCGGCTCGACGACCCGCTCGCCCAGCACGTGCCCGAGCTCGCGGACACCGAGGTCGGCGCCGCGACGGTGCGCGAGCTGCTCGGCCACCAGGCCGGCGTGGTGCGCGACGGCGTGCACGCCGACTTCTGGCAGCTGGAGTACGCGTTCCCCGACCGGGAGCGGCTGCTCGCCGTCGCCCGCGAGGAGGGTGCGGTGCTCGGCCGCAACGAGCACTTCAAGTACTCCAACATCGGCTACGGGCTGCTCGGGCTCGTGGTCGAGGCCGCCTCGGGGCAGCCGTACGCCGACTACGTCCACGAGCACGTGGTCGCACCGCTGGGCCTGACCCGGACCGGCGCCGAGCTCGACCCGTCCCGTGCCGACGAGTACGCCGCCGGGCACACCGGGCTGCTGCCGGGCGAGTCCCAGCGCCTGACCGTCGAGCACGTCGACACCCGCGCGCTGGCCGCCGCGACGGGCTTCTACTCCACCGCCGCCGAGCTGTCCGCGTACGGCGACGCCCACTGCTTCGGCGACGAGCGGCTGATCAGCGACGGCTCCAAGCGGCTCATGCAGCGGCTGGAGTCGGTCGTCACGCACGACGGCACCGAGCAGGGCCGCTACGGCGTCGGCATGGAGGTCCGCACCATCGGCGCGCGCGACCTCGTGGGGCACTCCGGCGGCTACCCCGGCCACATCACGCGCACCTACGTCGACCCGAAGGACCGGCTCGTCGTCACGGTGCTGACCAACGCCGTCGACGGGCCGGCCGAGCAGATCGCCGTCGGCCTGCTCGGGCTGGTCGACACGGCCCTGGCGCCGTCGACCGTCCCGCCGCGCCCCGCGGACGTGCCGCCGCTCGACGCGTTCGCCGGACGCTTCGCCGCCCTGTGGGGGCTGCAGGACCTCGTGGTCCTCGGCGACCGGCTCGTGCTCGTCCGCCCCACGCTGCCCGACCCGCGCGCGAGCCTCGAGGAGCTCGAGGTGCTCGACGCCCTGCGGCTGCGGCTGCCCGCGCGCACGAGCTTCGGCCCCGCGGGCGAGGTCGTGCACCTCGAGCGGGGCCCCGACGACGCCCTGACCTCGGTGCGCATCGGCGGCATGACCGCGTGGCCCGTCGAGGAGTTCCTCGCCCGACGGCCCGCGATGACGCGGGTCGGCGACCCTAGGGTTGGCCCGTGA
- a CDS encoding ABC transporter permease, whose product MKVAGLVARRLVELVLVFVGVSFIIHAMVFALPGDPIAALGGDRPLPANVVAQLREQFHLDEPVWRQYLYWLTGVLQGDLGTTFTGQSVADKMANRWPVTITLALTAWAIEVVVGVALGLWAGLRQGRAADRVVLSGTILATSVPVFVVAVSAQLVLSVRLGWFPVAGTTAGWPTAYLLPALCIAMFGLASIARLMRGSVIDTLHSDFVRTLRAKGLRPRQIVGVHVVRNSAIPVLTILAVDVGVLLGGTVIIEGIFNLPGVGQLLFQAVRAHEGPTVVGISTLLIVIFLVTNALVDVAHSLLDPRIRHA is encoded by the coding sequence ATGAAGGTCGCCGGGCTCGTCGCCCGCCGCCTCGTCGAGCTCGTCCTCGTCTTCGTCGGCGTCTCGTTCATCATCCACGCGATGGTGTTCGCGCTGCCGGGCGACCCGATCGCGGCGCTCGGCGGCGACCGGCCGCTGCCGGCCAACGTCGTGGCGCAGCTGCGCGAGCAGTTCCACCTCGACGAGCCCGTGTGGCGGCAGTACCTGTACTGGCTGACCGGGGTGCTGCAGGGCGACCTCGGCACCACGTTCACCGGCCAGTCCGTCGCCGACAAGATGGCCAACCGCTGGCCGGTGACGATCACGCTCGCCCTGACGGCGTGGGCGATCGAGGTCGTCGTCGGCGTCGCGCTCGGCCTGTGGGCCGGGCTGCGGCAGGGCCGCGCGGCCGACCGCGTGGTGCTCTCGGGCACGATCCTCGCCACGTCCGTGCCGGTGTTCGTCGTCGCGGTCTCGGCCCAGCTCGTGCTGAGCGTGCGGCTGGGCTGGTTCCCCGTCGCGGGCACCACGGCGGGATGGCCCACGGCCTACCTGCTGCCCGCGCTGTGCATCGCGATGTTCGGGCTCGCGTCGATCGCCCGCCTCATGCGCGGGTCGGTGATCGACACGCTGCACTCGGACTTCGTGCGGACCCTGCGCGCCAAGGGCCTGCGGCCGCGGCAGATCGTCGGCGTCCACGTGGTCCGCAACTCCGCGATCCCCGTGCTGACGATCCTCGCCGTGGACGTCGGCGTGCTGCTCGGCGGCACCGTGATCATCGAGGGCATCTTCAACCTGCCGGGCGTCGGCCAGCTGCTGTTCCAGGCCGTCCGCGCCCACGAGGGACCCACCGTCGTGGGCATCTCGACCCTGCTCATCGTCATCTTCCTGGTGACGAACGCGCTGGTCGACGTCGCGCACTCCCTGCTCGACCCGAGGATCCGTCATGCCTGA
- a CDS encoding ABC transporter substrate-binding protein, whose amino-acid sequence MRPTLRITAGVIAAALTLTACSGGGETASTDAPTTGGAISVGVTDPGQLIPGRQTVAYDFAMAVWAPLTYIDDESTLTYVQAEQIESDDATTWTITLKDGWTFHDGTPVTAQSYVDAWNTVAYGPNAFENSGQLANVVGYADLNPAEGEPETTEMSGLTVVDDLTFTVELVGPDSQFPMQVSQAQTAMFPMPEGAADDLEAYNTHPVGNGAFALTEDYAEGEPLVVTAYEDYQGEAPTVSEISFVPYTDTATAYTDVLAGNLDIASLPADKMTQAATDFGDRVYSFEAPGISFLGLPLQDERYQDVRVRQALSMAIDRETINDVIYGGLYTPATAWTPAIEPGTPEGICGEYCEYDPDAAKALLDEAGGFDGDMEIYYPGGVGLDELYKAIANNIRQNLGIEAVATPSTDWAEFYETRLAGEAPGPFFSRWGALYPSQQNTLRVFFVENGGCTNCIPWYDPEVADLIAEADATVDADGAAEGYAKVQERIQEEFPAPPLFWEAYSYVVSERVAELKTSAAGNPDFAQTVLAEGA is encoded by the coding sequence GTGAGACCCACCCTGCGCATCACCGCCGGCGTCATCGCCGCAGCGCTCACCCTCACCGCCTGCAGCGGCGGCGGCGAGACCGCCTCGACCGACGCCCCCACCACCGGCGGCGCCATCAGCGTCGGCGTCACCGACCCCGGCCAGCTCATCCCCGGCCGCCAGACCGTCGCCTACGACTTCGCGATGGCCGTCTGGGCGCCCCTGACGTACATCGACGACGAGTCGACCCTCACCTACGTGCAGGCCGAGCAGATCGAGTCCGACGACGCGACCACCTGGACCATCACGCTCAAGGACGGCTGGACGTTCCACGACGGGACGCCCGTCACCGCGCAGAGCTACGTCGACGCCTGGAACACGGTCGCCTACGGCCCGAACGCGTTCGAGAACAGCGGCCAGCTGGCCAACGTCGTCGGCTACGCGGACCTCAACCCCGCCGAGGGCGAGCCGGAGACCACCGAGATGTCGGGCCTGACGGTGGTCGACGACCTGACCTTCACGGTCGAGCTGGTCGGCCCCGACAGCCAGTTCCCGATGCAGGTCTCGCAGGCGCAGACCGCGATGTTCCCGATGCCGGAGGGCGCGGCCGACGACCTGGAGGCCTACAACACGCACCCCGTCGGCAACGGTGCGTTCGCGCTGACGGAGGACTACGCCGAGGGCGAGCCCCTCGTGGTCACCGCGTACGAGGACTACCAGGGCGAGGCGCCGACGGTCTCGGAGATCTCCTTCGTCCCGTACACCGACACCGCGACCGCGTACACCGACGTCCTGGCCGGCAACCTCGACATCGCGAGCCTGCCCGCCGACAAGATGACCCAGGCCGCCACCGACTTCGGCGACCGCGTCTACTCGTTCGAGGCCCCCGGCATCTCGTTCCTCGGCCTGCCGCTGCAGGACGAGCGCTACCAGGACGTGCGGGTGCGCCAGGCCCTGTCCATGGCCATCGACCGCGAGACCATCAACGACGTCATCTACGGCGGCCTGTACACCCCGGCCACCGCCTGGACCCCGGCGATCGAGCCCGGCACCCCCGAGGGCATCTGCGGCGAGTACTGCGAGTACGACCCCGACGCCGCGAAGGCCCTGCTCGACGAGGCCGGCGGCTTCGACGGCGACATGGAGATCTACTACCCCGGCGGCGTCGGCCTCGACGAGCTCTACAAGGCCATCGCGAACAACATCCGCCAGAACCTCGGCATCGAGGCGGTCGCGACCCCGTCGACCGACTGGGCCGAGTTCTACGAGACCCGCCTGGCCGGCGAGGCGCCGGGACCGTTCTTCTCCCGCTGGGGCGCCCTGTACCCGAGCCAGCAGAACACCCTGCGCGTGTTCTTCGTCGAGAACGGCGGCTGCACCAACTGCATCCCCTGGTACGACCCGGAGGTCGCCGACCTGATCGCCGAGGCCGACGCCACGGTCGACGCCGACGGCGCCGCCGAGGGCTACGCCAAGGTCCAGGAGCGGATCCAGGAGGAGTTCCCCGCGCCGCCGCTGTTCTGGGAGGCGTACTCCTACGTGGTGTCCGAGCGCGTCGCCGAGCTGAAGACCTCGGCCGCGGGCAACCCGGACTTCGCGCAGACCGTCCTGGCCGAGGGCGCCTGA